A window from Streptomyces subrutilus encodes these proteins:
- a CDS encoding spherulation-specific family 4 protein encodes MLLVPLYEHPADRPEAWERLIRSAGRLHSVVLNPDSGPGDAPDERFAAVARRLREAGVPVLGYADTDYGRRPHAAVVHDLLRHRDWYATDGAFLDQASSDPDLLPHYGRLCVAARAAGAHTLVLNHGVHPHPGYAELADLLVTFEGPWDAYRDAAAAPPWTADHPAQRFCHLVYAVPPGASAAELAGELAAQRGAGVHCAVTGSGAHPWGTLPYALEAAG; translated from the coding sequence ATGCTGCTGGTGCCCCTGTACGAGCATCCCGCCGACCGCCCCGAGGCCTGGGAGCGGCTCATCCGGTCCGCCGGACGGCTCCACTCGGTGGTGCTCAACCCGGACAGCGGGCCGGGAGACGCCCCCGACGAACGGTTCGCCGCGGTCGCGCGGCGGCTGCGCGAGGCCGGGGTGCCCGTCCTCGGGTACGCCGACACCGACTACGGGCGGCGCCCGCACGCGGCGGTGGTCCATGACCTGCTGCGCCACCGCGACTGGTACGCCACCGACGGGGCCTTCCTCGACCAGGCATCCTCTGACCCGGACCTGCTGCCCCACTACGGGCGGCTCTGCGTCGCGGCCCGGGCCGCGGGCGCGCACACCCTCGTGCTCAACCACGGGGTGCACCCGCATCCCGGGTACGCCGAACTCGCCGACCTGCTCGTCACCTTCGAGGGCCCCTGGGACGCCTACCGCGACGCGGCCGCCGCCCCGCCGTGGACCGCGGACCACCCCGCGCAGCGCTTCTGCCACCTGGTCTACGCCGTCCCGCCGGGCGCCTCCGCCGCGGAACTCGCCGGGGAGCTCGCGGCCCAGCGCGGAGCGGGGGTGCACTGCGCGGTCACCGGGAGCGGCGCGCACCCGTGGGGGACCCTCCCGTACGCGCTGGAGGCGGCCGGATGA
- a CDS encoding leucyl aminopeptidase yields the protein MTALTLSTAGAATLRADALVVGVAKGPKGPVAAAGAEAVDTAYAGKLASVLEALGASGSEGEITKLPAPDGFKVPVVLAVGLGSLPETDESYDEEVLRRAAGAAARALHGAKKAAFSLPLDDASAVTAVAEGALLGAYAFTAYQGGEKKAGNNGPKLPLAEVALLGAKPRDKEHKAAAERAAIVAAEVNIARDLINTPPNDLTPEAFAAVASATAKENGIKVQVLDEKALVKGGYGGLVGVGKGSENPPRLVKLSYTHPKAEKTLAFVGKGITYDSGGISLKPAGHNETMKCDMSGAAAVFAAVVAAAKLGLRVNVTGWLALAENMPSGSATRPGDVLRMYSGKTVEVLNTDAEGRLVLADALTKASEENPDAIVDVATLTGAMVLALGNRTFGIMANDDAFRTSVHEIAEEVGEASWPMPLPADLRKSMDSPTADLQNIGERMGGGLLAGLFLQEFVGEGITWAHLDIAGPAFHEGAPYGYTPKGGTGSAVRTLVRLAERTATGDLG from the coding sequence GTGACTGCTCTGACTCTCAGCACTGCCGGCGCGGCGACGCTGCGCGCCGACGCCCTCGTGGTCGGCGTGGCGAAGGGCCCCAAGGGCCCGGTCGCCGCCGCGGGCGCCGAGGCCGTGGACACCGCGTACGCCGGCAAGCTCGCCTCCGTGCTCGAAGCGCTCGGGGCCTCCGGCTCCGAAGGCGAGATCACCAAGCTCCCGGCCCCGGACGGCTTCAAGGTCCCGGTCGTGCTGGCGGTCGGACTCGGCTCCCTGCCGGAGACCGACGAGTCGTACGACGAGGAGGTGCTGCGCCGCGCCGCCGGCGCCGCCGCCCGCGCCCTGCACGGAGCGAAGAAGGCCGCCTTCTCCCTCCCCCTCGACGACGCGTCCGCCGTGACCGCCGTCGCCGAGGGCGCGCTGCTGGGCGCCTACGCCTTCACCGCCTACCAGGGAGGCGAGAAGAAGGCCGGGAACAACGGCCCCAAGCTGCCGCTGGCCGAGGTCGCCCTGCTGGGCGCCAAGCCGCGCGACAAGGAGCACAAGGCCGCGGCCGAGCGCGCCGCGATCGTCGCCGCCGAGGTCAACATTGCCCGCGACCTGATCAACACCCCGCCGAACGACCTCACCCCCGAGGCCTTCGCCGCCGTCGCCTCCGCGACCGCGAAGGAGAACGGCATCAAGGTCCAGGTCCTGGACGAGAAGGCCCTGGTCAAGGGCGGCTACGGCGGTCTCGTCGGCGTCGGCAAGGGCTCCGAGAACCCGCCGCGCCTGGTGAAGCTCTCCTACACGCACCCCAAGGCGGAGAAGACCCTGGCCTTCGTCGGCAAGGGCATCACCTACGACTCGGGCGGCATCTCCCTGAAGCCGGCCGGCCACAACGAGACGATGAAGTGCGACATGAGCGGCGCCGCCGCCGTGTTCGCCGCCGTCGTCGCGGCCGCGAAGCTGGGCCTGCGGGTCAACGTCACCGGCTGGCTCGCGCTCGCCGAGAACATGCCGTCGGGCTCCGCCACCCGCCCCGGTGACGTGCTGCGCATGTACAGCGGCAAGACCGTCGAGGTCCTCAACACGGACGCCGAGGGCCGCCTGGTCCTCGCGGACGCGCTGACCAAGGCGTCCGAGGAGAACCCGGACGCGATCGTCGACGTCGCCACGCTGACCGGCGCCATGGTGCTCGCCCTGGGCAACCGCACCTTCGGCATCATGGCCAACGACGACGCCTTCCGCACCTCCGTGCACGAGATCGCCGAGGAGGTCGGCGAGGCCTCGTGGCCGATGCCGCTCCCCGCGGACCTGCGCAAGAGCATGGACTCCCCCACCGCCGACCTGCAGAACATCGGCGAGCGGATGGGCGGCGGCCTGCTGGCCGGCCTCTTCCTCCAGGAGTTCGTCGGCGAGGGCATCACCTGGGCCCACCTCGACATCGCGGGCCCGGCCTTCCACGAGGGCGCGCCCTACGGCTACACCCCCAAGGGCGGCACCGGCTCCGCCGTCCGCACCCTGGTCCGGCTGGCCGAGCGCACCGCCACGGGCGACCTGGGCTGA
- a CDS encoding endo alpha-1,4 polygalactosaminidase has translation MSRLRLPRPRLLWLVPLLLLAACTAPPDEEDADGAPYPWPDQAPGERWQPPPGVGWQWQLTGRLDLSVNAPVYDVDGFTTTKEQVAALAKAGRKTICYLSTGAWEDFRPDADAFPKALLGRGNGWEGERWLDIRRPAELEPLIAARFDMCRDKGFDAVEPDNMDGYRNATGFPLTAADQLAYNRLIARLAHERGLAVGLKNDLDQVPELVGDFDFAVNEQCAQYRECDRLTPFTAAGKAVFHVEYELAADRFCDRSRELGLSSLEKRYGLGAWRKAC, from the coding sequence ATGAGCCGCCTGCGCCTCCCGCGCCCGCGCCTGCTGTGGCTCGTACCGCTCCTGCTGCTCGCCGCGTGCACGGCTCCGCCGGACGAGGAGGACGCCGACGGGGCGCCCTACCCGTGGCCCGACCAGGCGCCGGGCGAGCGCTGGCAGCCGCCGCCCGGGGTGGGCTGGCAGTGGCAGCTGACCGGCCGGCTGGACCTGTCGGTGAACGCGCCGGTCTACGACGTCGACGGGTTCACCACCACCAAGGAGCAGGTCGCCGCGCTCGCGAAGGCCGGGCGCAAGACCATCTGCTACCTGTCCACCGGAGCCTGGGAGGACTTCCGCCCCGACGCGGACGCCTTCCCGAAGGCGCTGCTGGGCCGGGGCAACGGCTGGGAGGGCGAGCGCTGGCTCGACATCCGGCGGCCGGCCGAGCTGGAGCCGCTGATCGCGGCGCGGTTCGACATGTGCCGCGACAAGGGCTTCGACGCGGTGGAGCCGGACAACATGGACGGCTACCGCAACGCCACCGGCTTCCCGCTCACCGCCGCGGACCAGCTCGCGTACAACCGGCTGATCGCCAGGCTGGCCCACGAGCGGGGGCTGGCCGTGGGGCTGAAGAACGACCTCGACCAGGTCCCGGAGCTCGTCGGCGACTTCGACTTCGCCGTCAACGAGCAGTGCGCGCAGTACCGCGAGTGCGACCGGCTGACCCCGTTCACGGCGGCGGGCAAGGCCGTCTTCCACGTGGAGTACGAGCTGGCGGCGGACCGCTTCTGCGACCGGTCCAGGGAGCTGGGGCTCAGCTCCCTGGAGAAGAGGTACGGGCTCGGTGCCTGGCGCAAGGCCTGCTGA
- the pelF gene encoding GT4 family glycosyltransferase PelF: MSHGRHVTMLTEGTYPHVHGGVSTWCDQLVRGMPEVDFNVIALTGSGREPVTWDLPRNVYRHTAVPLWGPPPGRGRRSALRGRAHRRFTEVYETFLHSLLDPAHGGFSAALRELALLARAGRLAPALRSESALRLLMTLWTRPGLATAAARPTIHDALTATDLLEHALRPLAVRIPPDSVAHAVSSGLATLPALAAAYLDKVPFLLTEHGIYLRERYLGYRSEAQRWPVKALVLGFYRELNTEGYRRADLITPCNQYNRRWEERGGAATDRIRTVYNGVDPHAFPDAGPEPEVPTLSWCGRIDPIKDLETLIRAYAFMREELPALRLRLFGPVPAGCEEYKLRLEKLAAELGVGDGITYEGRIEQVARAYAAGSVVMLSSISEGFPFSIIEAMSCGRTTVSTDVGGVREAVGDTGLVVPPREPETMARATLALLRDDARRAELGRMSRQRVVEKFTLHQSVDGFRHIYRELADQPVLPVHEGDGWTQRLAAPWYRELAADGSPW; the protein is encoded by the coding sequence ATGAGCCATGGGCGTCATGTCACCATGCTCACCGAAGGCACCTACCCGCACGTCCACGGCGGCGTCAGCACCTGGTGCGACCAGCTGGTCCGCGGCATGCCGGAGGTCGACTTCAACGTCATAGCCCTGACCGGCTCCGGACGGGAGCCGGTCACCTGGGACCTGCCGCGCAACGTCTACCGGCACACCGCCGTACCGCTCTGGGGGCCGCCCCCCGGGCGCGGGCGCCGCTCGGCCCTGCGGGGCCGGGCCCACCGCCGCTTCACCGAGGTGTACGAAACCTTCCTGCACTCCCTGCTCGACCCGGCCCACGGCGGCTTCTCCGCCGCCCTGCGCGAACTGGCCCTGCTCGCCCGGGCCGGCCGGCTCGCCCCGGCCCTGCGCTCCGAGTCCGCGCTCCGCCTGCTGATGACGCTCTGGACCCGCCCCGGCCTGGCCACCGCCGCGGCCCGCCCCACCATCCACGACGCGCTCACCGCCACCGACCTGCTGGAACACGCGCTGCGCCCGCTCGCCGTCCGCATCCCGCCCGACAGCGTCGCGCACGCCGTCAGCAGCGGCCTGGCCACCCTCCCCGCGCTCGCCGCCGCCTACCTCGACAAGGTGCCCTTCCTCCTCACCGAGCACGGCATCTACCTGCGCGAGCGCTACCTCGGCTACCGCAGCGAGGCCCAGCGCTGGCCCGTCAAGGCCCTCGTGCTCGGCTTCTACCGCGAGCTCAACACCGAGGGGTACCGGCGGGCCGACCTGATCACCCCGTGCAACCAGTACAACCGCCGCTGGGAGGAGCGCGGGGGCGCCGCGACCGACCGGATCCGCACCGTGTACAACGGCGTCGACCCGCACGCCTTCCCCGACGCGGGACCCGAGCCCGAGGTGCCCACCCTCAGCTGGTGCGGCCGGATCGACCCGATCAAGGACCTCGAAACCCTCATCCGCGCCTATGCCTTCATGCGCGAGGAGCTGCCCGCCCTGCGGCTGCGGCTCTTCGGACCGGTCCCGGCCGGCTGCGAGGAGTACAAGCTGCGCCTGGAGAAGCTGGCCGCCGAACTCGGCGTCGGCGACGGCATCACCTACGAGGGCCGCATCGAGCAGGTGGCCCGGGCCTACGCGGCCGGCTCCGTCGTGATGCTCTCCTCCATCAGCGAGGGCTTCCCCTTCAGCATCATCGAGGCCATGTCCTGCGGCCGCACCACCGTCTCCACCGACGTCGGCGGGGTCCGCGAGGCCGTCGGCGACACCGGCCTGGTCGTCCCGCCGCGCGAGCCCGAGACCATGGCCCGCGCCACCCTCGCCCTGCTCCGCGACGACGCCCGCCGCGCCGAGCTCGGCCGGATGTCCCGGCAGCGGGTGGTGGAGAAGTTCACCCTCCACCAGTCCGTGGACGGCTTCCGGCACATCTACCGGGAACTCGCCGACCAGCCCGTCCTGCCCGTCCACGAGGGCGACGGCTGGACACAGCGGCTCGCCGCCCCCTGGTACCGCGAACTCGCCGCCGACGGGAGCCCGTGGTGA